A window of Mucilaginibacter robiniae genomic DNA:
ATGCCCGCCGAAGCCAAAGGTATTGCTCAGCGCAGCATTAACAGTTTTTTGCAAAGCTTGTCCGGTTACAATCTGCAAGCCGGATGGTAAACGTTCATCTAACTGTGTAGTGTTGATAGTTGGTGGAACCACATTATCAGTAACCGACCGGATAGCAATAATAGCCTCTACTGCACCAGCTGCTCCAAGCAAATGCCCCGTCATGGATTTGGTGGCGCTTACTGCTAAACCTGCATTGTTCTGGAAAACTGCATGTATAGCTTTCGCTTCGCTTAAGTCGCCCACTGGCGTAGAGGTAGCATGGGCATTCAAGTAATCTACTTCGTCGGCATTCAATCCGGCATCTTGTAAGGCCAATTCCATACCTTTAATGGCACCTTTACCTTCCGGGTGCGTAGCCGTAATGTGGTAAGCATCGGATGTCATGGCTGCACCAGCCAGTTCGGCATAAATATGAGCACCGCGAGCTTTAGCATGTTCGTACTCTTCCAATACTAGTACGCCGGCACCTTCGCCCATTACAAAGCCATCACGTTCGGTATCAAACGGGCGTGATGCCGCTTGAGGGTCATTGTTACGGGTAGATAAAGCTTTTAATGCATTGTACCCACCAATAGAACCTTCGGTAATAGGCGCATCAGCGCCGCCGGTAATCATGATTTTAGCCTTGCCCCAGCGTATGTAGTTTAGCGCATCCATAATGGCGCTATTGGCACTGGCACATGCGGATACAGTAGTATAGTTAATTCCCATCAAACCATATTTGATAGAAATTAAACCTCCTGCCATATTCACCAGCGTTTTAGGGATAAAGAACGGGTTGAAATGCGGCTCATTCTGCGCTTGTGTGTACTCGCTGATTTGCTCCTCAAAGGTTTCCATTCCACCCTGTGCCGAACCAAAAATCACCCCTACATCATACGGCGACATGGCAGATACATCAAAACCAGAATCTGTAATGGCTTGTTGAGCAGCAATTAATGCATATTGCGTATACAGATCGTTCCGTTTAATCTCGTTCCGATCCAGAAACTGTGCCGTGCTGAAATCATCAGGCAACTGGGCTGCAAACTGCGTTTTAAACTTTTCAGGATTAAAGCGGGTGATAGTTTTAGCGCCGCTTTGTCCGTTTACTATATTTTGCCAGAAAGTGCTTACATCAGTGCCTAAGGCCGATACCACACCTAATCCGGTTACAACAACTCTTTTCATTTTTGCAAATGGGCAAACTAGCT
This region includes:
- the fabF gene encoding beta-ketoacyl-ACP synthase II, with protein sequence MKRVVVTGLGVVSALGTDVSTFWQNIVNGQSGAKTITRFNPEKFKTQFAAQLPDDFSTAQFLDRNEIKRNDLYTQYALIAAQQAITDSGFDVSAMSPYDVGVIFGSAQGGMETFEEQISEYTQAQNEPHFNPFFIPKTLVNMAGGLISIKYGLMGINYTTVSACASANSAIMDALNYIRWGKAKIMITGGADAPITEGSIGGYNALKALSTRNNDPQAASRPFDTERDGFVMGEGAGVLVLEEYEHAKARGAHIYAELAGAAMTSDAYHITATHPEGKGAIKGMELALQDAGLNADEVDYLNAHATSTPVGDLSEAKAIHAVFQNNAGLAVSATKSMTGHLLGAAGAVEAIIAIRSVTDNVVPPTINTTQLDERLPSGLQIVTGQALQKTVNAALSNTFGFGGHNSVVVFKKI